In the genome of Fusarium poae strain DAOMC 252244 chromosome 1, whole genome shotgun sequence, the window ATTGCAACAGTTCTCGCACCGGCGCTCTGTTCCATACCACGCGTGGTATTGTGGACTGCCAGCTAATCAAACCTTTGTAGCGTTCCTACCAACGACCAAATCCTGGTCCCTGAGACCCTTCTCAAGAAGCGCAAGTCTCAGGAGAAGGCCCGCGCTGAGCGCGCCGACGccgttgagaagaagaagactgtAAGTACTACAATATTCATTACACTGGCACTATGATGGAAAACATACATTTCATCAACTAGACTTCGGTCGATGCTGTTGATAGTTAACCTTCTTTCGGGTCTGACATTGCCTGACTTACTCCAATCATTACTTCATCTACTCGAATGACATGGACTAACCAGTTTGAAATAGGCCAACAAGGAGAAGCGTCAGGTCATCTTCAAGCGTGCTGAGAAGTACGTCCAGGAGTACCGCGATGCTGAGCGTGAGAAGATCCGTCTTCACCGCGTTGCCAAGTCTGAGGACTCTGCCTACGTCCCTGCTGAGGCCAACCTGATCTTCGTCGTCCGTATCAAGGGTATCAACAAGATGCCCCCCAAGCCCCGCAAGATCCTCCAGCTTCTCCGTCTCCTCCAGATCAACAACGGTGTCTTCGTCAAGGTCACCAAGGCCATCACTGAGATGCTCAAGGTTGTCGAGCCCTGGATCGCCTACGGTTACCCCAACCTGAAGACCGTCAAGGAGCTCGTCTACAAGCGTGGTTACGGAAAGGTCAACAAGCAGCGTGTTGCTCTTACCGACAACGCCATTGTTGAGGAGAACCTCGGCAAGTACGGCATTGTCTGTGTTGAGGATCTCATCCACGAGATCTTCACTGTTGGCCCCAACTTCAAGCAGGCCTCCAACTTCCTCTGGCCCTTCAAGCTCTCCAACCCCACTGGTGGTTTCCGTCCCCGCAAGTTCAAGCACTTCATCGAGGGTGGTGACCTTGGTAACCGCGAGGAGGCTATCAACGCCCTCGTCCGCCAGATGAACTAAGGGATTGTCTCTAAAAACGGCTTCTAAGGGATCGGTCAATAGGACCTAATGGATTCAAAAAAAATTTGCATTGGTTGCTCGGCGTTTTACTCATGACAGGGATTCATGACAGGGATATGGAAATTGATACCTTGATGAATGACACCCGAGTTTTCAAAATTGTCTATCTGTGATGCTGTAATGTACAAAGTGTTGATGAAAAATAGTAATAGCACGTGATGCTATCAATTGCCTCACGATGCAGGGGTATTAATGCCATTTCAATGTACATGTGGAGAAACCACTTCATAGTTCATGAATGCCGTACCCTCTCATATTCCGGTGTTTTTGAGATGCTACATTTTAATATCGAAACTTGTACCACAGCCACAGCTGCTGGTAGCAAGGGGGTTGTCTGTAATCTTAAACTGCGAACCAATCAACTCCATCGTGAAGTCAACTTTGCTGCCCTTGAGGAGGTCAAGGGATGGTTCATCGAGTATGATTTTCGGACCGTCCTCCGAAGCAGTAGCCGGATCAGCGTTATCGGGGATATATTGGAAAATCGTGTCGTCTTCGTTAACGACGGAGGACCATTCAGCAGCATCCTTGGCCGGTAAAGTGACGAGACTCATAAGATATTGGAAGCCATGGCAGCCACCACTCTCCACCTGAATTCTTAAGGCGAGGTTTGGATTGCCATCCTTCTCCATGATCTTGTTGAGGCGCTTTGTGAAGTTAGCAGTGTTTTGCGGCAATACCATATTTTGGAATTTACCTTGGCAGCCCGGTCGGTAATTTCTAGCATCATTTCGTTGCCATCCTCGTCTTGTTGGGGATTCAGTATGGCCCGTGTCTTTTGTCGTATAGCCGATGTCGAGAATTGCCGCGTCGCCGTTTCTCGTAAATTATAACTCCATGATCGTGTCGAGTGGGGGTTAACCGTGAGTCTAGAGGCTCGTAGGCCGGTTGGCGGAGTGCATCGCGGGACAAGAAACTCGAGAGGTACTGATGATTGAGCAGAAGCAGTTGTGTAGCTTCGTCGTGCAAGCTGCATAAAAGAATTGACGGTGGATTGCGCATTAGCGCAGTGAACTCGGGCCATCGTGAAGATATTAAAGTGAAAGAATTGAGGTAACGATGATGTTGGTGACAAAATTACGTAGTGGATGCTGAGAAATCCATGGCCGAACCCGACTACCTagtcctaagtcttagggtacaaaaataagtagtctaagaactatggcctaaagagcataaatgtctcactaatttcgtctcttatgctttcaGTGGCTAGGTAGTATTTCTGATATCCTGAGACCGGGCTATGAATAAGTGTTTTTGCTAGTTATTCAGCATATTTCAGCTTATATAGAATTGTCTAGGAATGAAATCACTTGATCTGAATTTTGTTTAGACTGTGATGCTgttttctgttttcttatTTCAGGAGATGATGTTAACCCATTACCTGGTAAAATGCTAAACTGCATCCATAGTTATTACTCGAAATACTAAGCAAAATATTTCAATACCATAGAACGAAATAAACAAAGTCTCTTTTGGAATGCCTACATACGTTCTCAAATTTGGTTTAAAAAAAGCTTGTGACTCATGTTGACAAGATATAAAGATTTCAGCCACTCGTGGCCGTGCGAGCGAGGCAAAGCACGCACCTCGCTACAACCCCAATAGCCCAAGCAGCCCCACTCCCACAATCTAGGGAATTTTCCTTCAGAAACAACCCCGCGCACTTCAGCCAGCAGACAAGTTTCAGTGCCCAAGAAATCGCCCATCATGTCTCGATTTTTCCGCGGCGGCGACGACAGTTCATCCGACAGCTCCagcgaagaggaggagctcTACtccgaggaggaagaggaggaggagcagcaGGACTCCCAGGCCGACTCTTCTGAGAACGATGACAGCGACGACTCtgacagcgacgacgagggcGGCAAGGGCATCAACAAGTTCTTGAAGGATGCCTCTTCCGATAGCGACGATAGCGACGATGAAGTACGAGCCAAGGTCAAGAGTGCAAAGGACAAGCGCCTAGACGAGTTGGAATCATCCATCAAGCAAATCGAGAATGGTCAAAAGAACGGCGACTGGACCCTCATCTCTGCCGGTACGAGATCACCCACCGAACTTTTTATCGACCTTCTTTCCCAAAGACTAACAAAAAATAGAATATGAGAAGCTCAACCGTCAGGTCGCCAAGCTGCCTGGCAGCAGACCCCCTAAGTCCTATATCCGTATCCTCGCCGAGCTTGAGGACTTTATGAACGAGTCTCTCGCCAAGCAGAAGGTCACCCCCAAGAAGATGAACGCAATCCAAGCCCGATCTCTCAACGCCGTCAAGcaaaaggtcaagaagacCAACAAGGAATACCAGAGCCAGATCGATGCCTACAGAGCCGACAAGGATGCCTTTATGGACTCTTCAGACAACGAGCCCGTTGTTCCTGCAACAAAGCCCAAGAAGGTCTCTCTCCAGGTCGATGCTGCTCCTGCAGCTGAGGAGGGTGACGACGATGGTTTCGCTACCGTTGGAAAGGGTGGCCGCACACTCCAGTACACCCCTGAGAGCATCTTCAAGCACCTGCGAACCATTATGGAGTCTCGTGGAAAGAAGAACACCGACCGAACAGAGCAGATCAAGACCATGGAGAAGCTCAGCGAGATCGCCAACACCCCTTACCAGAAGATCCGTGTTCTCCTTACTCTTGTCTCTACTCGCTTCGATGTCGGCTCTGGTGGCGCCTCTGCCATGACCGTCGAGAACTGGAAGGCTGCCGAGAAGGAGCTCTCAAGCCTTCTCCAGGTTCTCGAGGAGAACCACGACTATGTCGTTGTTGAGAATGCTGAGGAGTGggatgatgacgagaagCCTCCCACTCTGCAAGAGGGTGAGAAGCACATCAAGGTTCCCGGCAGCATCGTCTCTTACATCGAGCGCCTCGACGATGAGCTTGTCCGCTCCCTCCAGAGCATCGACCCTCACACCTCTGAGTACATCGAGCGTCTGCAAGACGAGGGTGCTCTCTACAACATCATCTTCCGCGGCCTTCTCTACTACGAGTTCCTCCGAAAGGACGACTCACTGGAGATTCCCCAAGACAGCGTTAACCGAATTGTCATGCGCCGCTTGGAACACGTCTACTTCAAGGTAATTATCTCCTCGTATCACGCCATCTATTTCACTAACTAACAATGTTCTAGCCCGCCCAGGTTGTCCAGACCTTCGAGGAGAACTGCTGGAAGCCCGTTGGCGACTCTGTCGAGTCAGTCATCACTCCCCGCGACCAGGCACAGGACGCCGGCAACCTTGTCAACGTTCTCTGCAACTACCTTTTCAGCAACAGCGAGGGTATTATCCGTGCCCGCGCTATGCTGTGCCAGATCTACTTCCTCGCTCTTCACGGCGAGTACTACAGAGCTCGTGACATGATGTTGATGTCGCATCTTCAGGAGAACATCCCCAACTTTGACGTCCAGACCCAGATCCTCTACAACCGAACTCTGGTTCAAGTTGGTCTTTGCGCATTCCGCAAGGGTCTCGTATACGAGGCACAAAACACCCTCCAGGAGATTTGCGGCAGCGGCCGTCAGAAGGAGCTGCTCGCTCAGGGTGTCATGATGCAGCGATACAACCAAGTGTCTCCCGAGCAGGAGCGCCTCGAGAAGCAGCGACAACTGCCTTTCCACATGCACATCAACCTCGAGCTCCTCGAGTGTGTGTACCTGACATGCAGCATGCTTCTTGAGATTCCTCTGCTCGCTCAGACCGGCTCATCTCCCGACGTCAAGAAGAGAGTTATCAGCAAGACTTACCGCCGCATGTTGGAGTACCACGAGAGACAAATCTTCACTGGTCCCCCTGAGAACACCCGAGACCACGTGATGCAGGCATCCAAGGCCTTGGCTGCTGGTGAGTGGAAGAAGTCTACCGAGTTCATCCAC includes:
- the RPL7 gene encoding 60S ribosomal protein L7 (BUSCO:45104at5125); its protein translation is MFSPKKRKFFSQPTLLRPTTTNRLFQQPSPTKWVLHAPVPEISFADCCSPLAGKSRSLIESLISQLDLSRDSPSIVSTWNTVVPTNDQILVPETLLKKRKSQEKARAERADAVEKKKTANKEKRQVIFKRAEKYVQEYRDAEREKIRLHRVAKSEDSAYVPAEANLIFVVRIKGINKMPPKPRKILQLLRLLQINNGVFVKVTKAITEMLKVVEPWIAYGYPNLKTVKELVYKRGYGKVNKQRVALTDNAIVEENLGKYGIVCVEDLIHEIFTVGPNFKQASNFLWPFKLSNPTGGFRPRKFKHFIEGGDLGNREEAINALVRQMN
- a CDS encoding hypothetical protein (BUSCO:49558at5125) translates to MARVHCANAQSTVNSFMQLARRSYTTASAQSSVPLEFLVPRCTPPTGLRASRLTVNPHSTRSWSYNLRETATRQFSTSAIRQKTRAILNPQQDEDGNEMMLEITDRAAKRLNKIMEKDGNPNLALRIQVESGGCHGFQYLMSLVTLPAKDAAEWSSVVNEDDTIFQYIPDNADPATASEDGPKIILDEPSLDLLKGSKVDFTMELIGSQFKITDNPLATSSCGCGTSFDIKM
- the NIP1 gene encoding Translation initiation factor 3 subunit c (BUSCO:7457at5125), producing the protein MSRFFRGGDDSSSDSSSEEEELYSEEEEEEEQQDSQADSSENDDSDDSDSDDEGGKGINKFLKDASSDSDDSDDEVRAKVKSAKDKRLDELESSIKQIENGQKNGDWTLISAEYEKLNRQVAKLPGSRPPKSYIRILAELEDFMNESLAKQKVTPKKMNAIQARSLNAVKQKVKKTNKEYQSQIDAYRADKDAFMDSSDNEPVVPATKPKKVSLQVDAAPAAEEGDDDGFATVGKGGRTLQYTPESIFKHLRTIMESRGKKNTDRTEQIKTMEKLSEIANTPYQKIRVLLTLVSTRFDVGSGGASAMTVENWKAAEKELSSLLQVLEENHDYVVVENAEEWDDDEKPPTLQEGEKHIKVPGSIVSYIERLDDELVRSLQSIDPHTSEYIERLQDEGALYNIIFRGLLYYEFLRKDDSLEIPQDSVNRIVMRRLEHVYFKPAQVVQTFEENCWKPVGDSVESVITPRDQAQDAGNLVNVLCNYLFSNSEGIIRARAMLCQIYFLALHGEYYRARDMMLMSHLQENIPNFDVQTQILYNRTLVQVGLCAFRKGLVYEAQNTLQEICGSGRQKELLAQGVMMQRYNQVSPEQERLEKQRQLPFHMHINLELLECVYLTCSMLLEIPLLAQTGSSPDVKKRVISKTYRRMLEYHERQIFTGPPENTRDHVMQASKALAAGEWKKSTEFIHSIKIWELMPGAEEIKAMLSKQIQEEGLRTYLFTYAPFYDTLSTETLSDMFELDSAKVAAVISKMISHEELAASLDQVTSTVIFRKGVELSRLQSLALALSDKASQLIESNERTLEQKTQGTTNAFERQGGRGRGGRGRGGGQGRGGARAGGNAQRQAGGTQFTGGALGAAVRG